The Brevibacillus brevis genome contains a region encoding:
- the rpoE gene encoding DNA-directed RNA polymerase subunit delta produces the protein MSQLFAHIDSEKLSEMALVDIAYEILRQTNRTYNFRELMNELVAVRKLTDEQLMAIIAQVYTEINIDGRFVCLGDNVWGLKRWYPTDTVEETQEGGGTKKKKIVLDDDFDDYDSEDESVEEYEDDDVVIFEDEEEFVDEDSDIEEEEIDGEIDEEELEDEDDEMFEEDEELAEEESDEELDDEDEK, from the coding sequence GTGAGTCAATTGTTTGCTCATATTGATTCCGAGAAACTGAGTGAGATGGCGTTAGTTGACATTGCGTATGAAATTTTGCGTCAAACTAACCGCACTTACAACTTCCGCGAGCTGATGAATGAACTGGTTGCAGTGCGCAAGCTGACTGATGAACAACTCATGGCAATCATCGCGCAAGTATACACAGAAATTAACATTGATGGCCGTTTCGTGTGCCTCGGTGACAATGTATGGGGATTGAAACGCTGGTACCCAACCGACACCGTGGAAGAAACCCAAGAGGGTGGCGGAACGAAGAAGAAGAAAATCGTCTTGGACGACGACTTCGACGATTACGATTCCGAAGACGAAAGTGTCGAAGAATACGAGGACGACGATGTTGTCATCTTTGAGGACGAAGAGGAATTCGTCGACGAAGATTCTGATATCGAAGAAGAAGAAATCGATGGAGAAATCGACGAGGAAGAACTCGAAGACGAAGATGATGAGATGTTCGAAGAGGACGAAGAGCTTGCGGAAGAGGAATCTGACGAAGAGCTCGACGACGAAGACGAGAAATAG
- a CDS encoding 3-hydroxybutyryl-CoA dehydrogenase has protein sequence MNVQTIMVIGAGQMGSGIAQVAAQAGFRVFLNDVQQAFVERGLATIAKNLSRNVEKGKLSEAEKEAILGRLTLSTDLADASEADFVVEAVTENMAVKTQIFSKLDEVCPPHTVLASNTSSLPITEIAAVTKRPEKVIGMHFMNPVPVMKLVEIIRGLQTADEVYQLTEDLSKQMSKVPVSVNDFPGFVSNRVLMPMLNEAIYCVYEGVATPEAIDEVMKLGMNHPMGPLQLADFIGLDTCLYIMEVLHEGFGDSKYRPCPLLRKYVKAGWLGKKSGRGFYVYS, from the coding sequence ATGAACGTACAAACCATTATGGTCATCGGGGCAGGACAGATGGGCAGCGGGATTGCCCAAGTAGCGGCGCAGGCTGGCTTTCGCGTTTTTTTGAACGACGTCCAGCAGGCGTTTGTGGAACGCGGCCTGGCTACGATTGCAAAAAACTTGTCGCGCAACGTGGAAAAAGGCAAGCTCAGCGAAGCGGAAAAGGAAGCGATTCTCGGGCGTTTGACGCTGTCTACTGATCTGGCAGATGCGTCTGAAGCAGATTTTGTGGTAGAAGCGGTGACAGAAAACATGGCGGTTAAAACGCAAATCTTTTCCAAGCTGGACGAGGTATGTCCGCCGCATACGGTGCTCGCGAGCAATACATCCTCACTGCCGATTACCGAGATCGCGGCAGTTACGAAGCGCCCGGAAAAAGTAATCGGGATGCACTTCATGAACCCGGTTCCCGTGATGAAGCTGGTTGAGATCATCCGCGGCCTGCAAACAGCCGACGAGGTTTATCAGCTGACAGAAGATTTGTCCAAGCAAATGAGCAAGGTACCCGTGAGCGTCAACGATTTCCCTGGTTTTGTGTCCAATCGGGTACTGATGCCAATGCTGAATGAAGCGATTTATTGTGTGTACGAAGGAGTTGCAACACCGGAAGCGATCGATGAAGTCATGAAACTGGGCATGAACCATCCGATGGGGCCGCTTCAGCTGGCTGATTTCATCGGGCTGGATACTTGCCTCTACATTATGGAGGTACTGCACGAAGGGTTCGGTGATTCGAAATACCGCCCATGCCCGTTGCTGCGCAAGTACGTCAAAGCAGGATGGTTAGGCAAAAAATCCGGTCGTGGTTTCTACGTGTATAGCTAA
- a CDS encoding acyl-CoA dehydrogenase, translating into MDFRLNEEQEMMRRMVRDFAQKEIAPFVPVMEETDQFPRQILKKMGEMGLMGIPIAEEWGGAGADFISYILAIHEISKVSATVGVILSVHTSVGTNPILYFGTEEQKRKYVTKLASGEYLGAFALTEPHAGSDASSIRTTAVKKDDEYILNGNKVFITNGGEADTYIAFAVTDSAKGTKGISAFIVDKDTPGFTVGKKEKKMGLHGSYTTELVFDNARVPAANLLGQEGEGFCIAMANLDSGRIGIAAQALGIAEAAVQYATEYARERKQFGQSIGKQQAIAFKLADMATKAEIARLLVYRAAWLRSQGIACGMEASMAKRFATDSAMELATEAVQIFGGYGYTREYPVERLFRDAKVTQIYEGTNEIQRIVIAKHLLADS; encoded by the coding sequence ATGGATTTCCGATTGAACGAAGAGCAAGAGATGATGCGCCGCATGGTGCGAGACTTTGCCCAGAAAGAGATCGCACCTTTCGTCCCGGTGATGGAAGAGACGGACCAGTTCCCGCGTCAGATCCTCAAAAAAATGGGCGAGATGGGGCTCATGGGCATTCCGATCGCCGAAGAGTGGGGAGGAGCAGGAGCGGACTTTATTTCCTACATTTTGGCCATTCACGAGATTTCCAAGGTGAGTGCGACTGTAGGCGTCATTCTGTCCGTGCATACCTCTGTCGGGACGAACCCGATTCTCTACTTCGGTACCGAGGAGCAAAAACGCAAATACGTGACCAAGCTTGCGAGTGGGGAATACCTCGGGGCTTTTGCCTTGACCGAGCCGCATGCAGGTTCTGATGCGAGCAGTATCCGAACCACAGCCGTGAAAAAAGATGATGAATACATCCTGAACGGAAACAAAGTGTTCATCACGAACGGCGGAGAAGCAGATACGTATATCGCGTTTGCCGTTACCGACTCGGCGAAAGGAACCAAGGGAATATCGGCCTTTATTGTAGACAAGGATACACCGGGCTTTACGGTTGGGAAAAAGGAAAAGAAGATGGGACTTCACGGTTCCTATACGACAGAGCTCGTATTCGACAATGCGCGTGTACCGGCTGCCAACCTGCTGGGGCAGGAAGGGGAAGGCTTCTGTATCGCGATGGCGAATTTGGATTCTGGTCGAATCGGGATTGCTGCCCAAGCCCTTGGCATTGCCGAGGCCGCAGTCCAGTACGCGACAGAGTACGCGCGGGAACGCAAACAGTTCGGACAATCGATTGGCAAGCAGCAAGCCATCGCCTTCAAGCTGGCTGACATGGCGACGAAAGCAGAAATAGCCCGGTTGCTGGTATACCGAGCGGCGTGGCTGCGCAGTCAAGGAATTGCTTGTGGAATGGAAGCCTCGATGGCAAAGCGTTTTGCCACAGACTCCGCAATGGAGCTCGCGACAGAGGCCGTGCAAATCTTTGGCGGCTATGGCTACACGAGAGAATATCCGGTAGAGCGTCTATTCCGGGATGCGAAAGTAACCCAAATCTATGAGGGAACCAACGAAATTCAGCGAATCGTTATCGCCAAGCATTTGCTTGCTGATTCATAG
- a CDS encoding acyl-CoA dehydrogenase, with amino-acid sequence MNFQLTEEHDMMRKMIRDFAENQVAPTAAERDEEECFDRSIFEQMAELGLTGIPWPEQYGGAGADYLSYVIAVEELSRVDASIGVTLSAHVSLASWPIYKFGTEEQKQKFLRPLAEGKKMGAYCLTEAGSGSDSAGMRTTAVRDGDHYILNGTKIFITNAGEAEIYIVFAVTQPELKHKGITAFIVEKGMDGFTMGKKEKKLGIRSSPTLAVNFEDVRVPVENRLGEEGQGFKIAMMTLDGGRNGIAAQALGIAQGAYEHARNYAKERNQFGKPIASLQAIQFKLADMATKIEASRLLTYQAAWLEDQGLPYGKASAMSKVFAGDTAMEVTTEAVQVFGGYGYTREYPVERFMRDAKITQIYEGTNEIQRVVISNFLLKE; translated from the coding sequence ATGAATTTCCAACTGACCGAAGAACATGACATGATGCGCAAAATGATTCGCGACTTTGCAGAGAATCAAGTAGCTCCGACAGCAGCCGAGCGCGATGAAGAAGAGTGCTTTGATCGTTCCATTTTTGAGCAAATGGCTGAGCTTGGACTGACAGGAATTCCTTGGCCGGAACAATACGGCGGAGCAGGTGCAGATTACCTGAGCTACGTCATTGCAGTGGAAGAACTCTCCCGTGTGGATGCCTCTATTGGTGTGACACTGTCCGCACATGTTTCCTTGGCGAGCTGGCCGATTTACAAATTCGGGACAGAGGAGCAAAAGCAAAAGTTTTTGCGTCCATTAGCAGAAGGCAAGAAGATGGGTGCGTACTGTTTGACCGAGGCGGGATCTGGCTCCGATTCTGCTGGAATGCGCACGACAGCCGTACGCGATGGCGATCACTACATTTTAAATGGTACCAAAATCTTCATTACCAATGCGGGTGAAGCAGAAATCTACATCGTATTTGCGGTCACCCAACCAGAGTTGAAGCATAAAGGGATCACTGCTTTCATCGTTGAAAAAGGCATGGACGGATTCACGATGGGGAAAAAGGAGAAAAAGCTGGGTATCCGTTCCTCGCCAACACTTGCGGTCAATTTTGAAGATGTGCGCGTGCCGGTAGAGAATAGACTGGGCGAAGAAGGCCAAGGCTTCAAGATCGCGATGATGACGTTGGACGGTGGAAGAAACGGTATCGCCGCTCAAGCATTGGGAATTGCACAGGGTGCATACGAGCATGCGCGGAACTATGCCAAAGAACGCAATCAGTTCGGCAAACCAATCGCATCCTTGCAGGCAATCCAGTTCAAGCTGGCAGATATGGCTACCAAGATCGAGGCATCCCGTTTGCTCACTTACCAAGCAGCGTGGCTGGAAGATCAAGGTCTACCCTATGGCAAAGCATCTGCGATGTCCAAAGTATTTGCGGGGGATACAGCAATGGAAGTAACAACCGAGGCTGTTCAAGTTTTCGGCGGTTACGGCTATACGCGGGAGTATCCTGTGGAGCGCTTCATGCGTGATGCCAAAATTACACAAATCTATGAAGGAACAAATGAAATCCAACGTGTCGTGATCAGCAATTTCCTGCTAAAAGAGTAG
- a CDS encoding lipid II flippase Amj family protein, whose amino-acid sequence MDALWLICLLTFIIHTTETLTYGIRFAGVQTGRIAVAMSLVGIVLLLSRTSNLIQGPFTGGLMDQAAIEHFDPSTQLHVIIASSSLGTLAAIVLFPTFVQISKRMISHLEIAGSIPQMIRTAVTVETIRRVHHHVRIPSWQAISRFRIKGVPKRLLLLNALGTAIYTSSVLSVLYATLLAPDYKATVLMSSGLINGFATIFMTILVDPQIALLTEKAMQGKTTQQSIRDMYLWLMISRFIGTILAQFLLIPAAYWVAWLSPLFH is encoded by the coding sequence ATGGATGCTCTGTGGCTGATTTGCTTGTTAACATTTATTATCCATACGACAGAGACGCTTACCTACGGGATCCGTTTTGCAGGGGTACAAACGGGCAGGATAGCTGTAGCGATGTCTTTGGTCGGGATCGTATTGCTCCTCTCCCGTACTTCCAACCTGATTCAAGGTCCATTCACTGGGGGATTGATGGATCAAGCTGCAATCGAGCACTTTGATCCCAGCACGCAATTGCACGTGATTATTGCATCGTCCTCGCTCGGAACCTTGGCGGCTATCGTACTGTTTCCCACTTTTGTTCAAATATCGAAACGAATGATCTCACACTTGGAAATAGCGGGCTCGATTCCGCAAATGATTCGCACGGCAGTTACTGTCGAAACCATCCGACGTGTCCACCATCATGTCCGGATTCCTAGCTGGCAAGCCATCTCTCGGTTTCGAATCAAAGGAGTTCCCAAACGATTACTGTTATTAAATGCATTGGGGACAGCGATCTACACAAGCAGCGTACTGTCCGTGTTGTACGCGACATTATTAGCCCCGGATTACAAAGCAACCGTTTTGATGTCTTCTGGATTAATCAACGGTTTCGCCACGATTTTCATGACGATTCTGGTAGACCCGCAAATTGCCCTTTTGACAGAAAAAGCAATGCAAGGGAAAACCACGCAGCAATCGATTCGTGACATGTACCTGTGGCTGATGATCTCACGTTTTATTGGAACGATTTTGGCTCAATTCCTGCTCATTCCCGCCGCCTATTGGGTAGCCTGGCTCTCGCCCTTGTTTCATTAA
- a CDS encoding TetR/AcrR family transcriptional regulator, with the protein MSDKRKTIPSLVKDPKLIERRREQIIEAAVHLFINKGFHKTTTREIARASGFSIGTLYEYIESKEDVLYLVCDAIHAEMETRLREAINFNGTGLKTLKIALKSLIRVMDQMSDRVLLIYQEAKSLPKETLRYVLGREEAISHIFVEILEKGIADGSLRIDEKNVKLMADNIMVLGEMWVFRRWALKKHYTIEEYTEKQIALLLRDISVSD; encoded by the coding sequence GTGTCTGACAAGAGAAAAACGATACCATCCCTGGTAAAGGACCCAAAACTGATCGAGAGAAGACGAGAGCAGATTATTGAGGCTGCCGTTCATCTCTTCATTAATAAAGGTTTTCATAAAACGACGACAAGGGAGATTGCCCGGGCGTCTGGATTTAGTATTGGTACGTTGTACGAGTATATAGAGTCAAAAGAAGACGTGCTCTATCTTGTTTGTGATGCCATTCATGCGGAGATGGAGACACGCTTGCGTGAAGCGATCAACTTCAACGGAACTGGCTTGAAAACATTAAAGATTGCACTAAAGAGCCTGATCCGCGTGATGGATCAGATGAGCGACCGCGTCTTGCTTATTTATCAGGAAGCCAAATCATTGCCAAAAGAAACACTTCGCTACGTGTTGGGGCGTGAAGAAGCCATTTCGCATATTTTCGTCGAAATCCTGGAAAAAGGGATTGCTGACGGTTCGCTGCGCATTGATGAAAAGAACGTCAAGCTGATGGCGGACAATATCATGGTGCTGGGCGAAATGTGGGTGTTCCGCCGCTGGGCATTGAAAAAACACTATACCATTGAGGAGTACACAGAGAAGCAAATTGCCCTGTTGCTTCGCGATATCAGTGTCTCCGATTAA
- a CDS encoding CTP synthase, whose amino-acid sequence MTKYIFVTGGVVSSLGKGITAASLGRLLKNRGLKVTIQKCDPYINVDPGTMSPYQHGEVFVTDDGAETDLDLGHYERFIDINLSANSNMTTGRIYSTVIAKERRGDYLGGTVQVIPHITNEIKDRIFRAGRETGADVVITEIGGTVGDIESLPFLESIRQIKSDIGRENVMYIHVTLVPYIKAAGEMKTKPTQHSVKELRSLGIQPNVIVTRTEQPMTQEMKDKLALFCDIDKNAVVECVDADSLYDVPLQLQAQGLDDYVCRHLGLTCQEANMTEWKSLVSKIKNLSKTTTIAIVGKYVELHDAYLSVAEALYHGGYANDSKVEIKWVHAEEVTPENVGELLGDVNGILVPGGFGDRGIEGKIIATRYARENKVPFLGICLGMQIAVIEFARHVAGMDGANSSEINPNTAYPVIDLLPEQKDIEDKGGTMRLGLGPTKVEEGTLTEAAYGSTLVYERHRHRYEVNNEYRDQLAQMGLRFAGTTPDGRLVEIVEVPEHPWYVATQFHPEFTSRPNRPQPLFRDFVKASLNLKK is encoded by the coding sequence ATGACGAAGTATATTTTTGTGACAGGCGGGGTTGTATCCTCGTTGGGAAAAGGAATTACAGCGGCTTCTCTGGGCCGACTCTTGAAAAATAGGGGTCTGAAGGTAACCATCCAGAAGTGTGACCCATACATCAACGTTGACCCGGGAACGATGAGTCCGTATCAACACGGGGAAGTTTTCGTAACGGACGATGGTGCGGAAACAGACCTGGACTTGGGCCACTATGAGCGCTTTATCGATATCAACCTGAGCGCTAACTCCAATATGACGACTGGTAGAATTTACTCGACTGTCATCGCCAAAGAACGCCGTGGCGATTATTTGGGAGGAACCGTTCAAGTTATTCCTCACATCACGAACGAAATCAAAGATCGCATTTTCCGTGCAGGTCGCGAAACCGGGGCAGATGTTGTGATTACCGAGATCGGTGGAACTGTTGGGGATATCGAGAGCTTGCCATTCCTTGAATCCATCCGCCAGATCAAAAGTGACATCGGTCGTGAAAACGTCATGTACATTCACGTAACCCTGGTACCATATATTAAGGCCGCGGGTGAAATGAAAACCAAGCCTACGCAACACAGCGTGAAAGAACTGCGCAGCTTGGGTATTCAGCCAAACGTGATCGTGACACGTACGGAGCAACCGATGACGCAAGAAATGAAAGACAAGCTGGCTCTGTTCTGTGATATCGATAAAAATGCGGTAGTGGAATGTGTAGACGCTGACAGCCTGTACGATGTACCACTGCAATTGCAAGCACAAGGATTGGACGATTATGTATGCCGCCACTTGGGTCTGACTTGCCAGGAAGCGAATATGACAGAGTGGAAATCGCTCGTATCGAAAATCAAAAACCTGTCCAAAACGACTACCATTGCAATCGTTGGTAAATATGTAGAATTGCATGATGCGTACTTGTCCGTAGCAGAAGCGCTGTACCATGGTGGCTATGCGAACGACTCCAAAGTAGAAATCAAATGGGTGCACGCGGAAGAAGTTACGCCAGAAAATGTTGGCGAACTGCTGGGTGATGTAAATGGTATCCTCGTACCGGGCGGCTTTGGCGATCGTGGTATCGAAGGTAAAATCATCGCTACGCGCTATGCTCGTGAAAATAAAGTACCATTCCTCGGAATTTGCCTGGGTATGCAAATCGCTGTGATCGAGTTCGCTCGCCACGTAGCGGGTATGGATGGCGCAAACAGCTCCGAAATCAACCCGAATACAGCGTATCCGGTGATTGACCTCTTGCCAGAGCAAAAGGATATCGAGGACAAGGGCGGTACCATGCGTCTTGGTCTCGGTCCAACCAAAGTGGAAGAAGGCACGCTGACTGAGGCTGCATACGGAAGCACCCTGGTTTATGAACGTCATCGTCATCGCTATGAAGTGAACAACGAATACCGTGATCAATTGGCGCAAATGGGCTTGCGTTTTGCGGGTACAACTCCAGATGGTCGTCTGGTTGAAATCGTGGAAGTTCCAGAACATCCATGGTATGTAGCGACACAGTTCCATCCAGAGTTCACATCTCGTCCGAACCGTCCACAGCCACTGTTCCGTGACTTCGTGAAGGCTTCCCTGAACCTGAAAAAATAA
- the icmF gene encoding fused isobutyryl-CoA mutase/GTPase IcmF gives METEVYRPQNKVRFVTAASLYDGHDASINIMRRILQSSGVEVIHLGHNRSVDDIVTAAIQEDVQGIAISSYQGGHVEYFKYVIDLLRERGAEHIRVFGGGGGVIVPREIRELEEYGVCKIYSPDDGRRLGLQGMINDMIRHSDFPTVKQLEEEVAGLREQNHQAIARLISVAEYAVDQPEWTEPLRESLVEADSTIPVLGITGTGGAGKSSLTDELVRRFIRTYPEKTVAILSVDPSKQKSGGALLGDRIRMNANSTPRVYMRSLATRKSGMELSAALKDAIQVTRSAHFDLIIVETSGIGQGDAQVTEVCDVSMYVMTSEFGAPSQLEKIDMLDFADVIAINKFERKGSEDALREVRKQYRRNHQLFELPDEKVPVYGTIASQFNDPGTNVLFAALMHRIVEKTGVDWSVEHLDTTPVKIHKTSLIPTERINYLQDIANTVRQYRAYAEEQSLIARKLFQLQGAKETVLASGDSAAAELAAVLDKQIVLFEEKLHPECRRILENWPKLKEAYRKDQFVTKIRDKELVTKLFSVSLSGTRISKVAVPDYEDWGEILKWSLKENVPGEFPYTAGVFPFKREGEDPKRQFAGEGTPERTNRRFHFLSQNDEAKRLSTAFDSVTLYGEDPDYRPDIYGKIGTSGVSICTLDDMKKLYAGFDLCAPSTSVSMTINGPAPMILAMFMNTAIEQQMDAFVQKEGRQPTEDEAKQIRAYTLSTVRGTVQADILKEDQGQNTCIFSTEFALRMMGDIQQYFIDHKVRNYYSVSISGYHIAEAGANPITQLAFTLSNGFTYVEYYLSRGMNIDDFAPNLSFFFSNGLDPEYTVIGRVARRIWATVMKNRYGANDRSQKLKYHIQTSGRSLHAQEMDFNDIRTTLQALIAIYDNCNSLHTNAFDEAITTPTENSVRRAMAIQMIINKEMGLAKNENPLQGAFIIDELTDLVEEAVMQEFERISSRGGVLGAMETQYQRGKIQDESMYYEMKKHTGELPIIGVNTFINPNASEDDYEIELARATEEEKEQQIINLRAFQERHKDVSTAALRRLQEVAMAGENIFAELMETVKVASLGQISAALYEVGGQYRRNM, from the coding sequence ATGGAAACGGAAGTGTATCGTCCGCAAAACAAGGTTCGCTTTGTGACCGCAGCCAGTCTGTATGATGGTCACGACGCTTCGATTAATATCATGCGCCGTATTTTACAATCGTCGGGAGTAGAGGTCATCCATCTCGGGCATAACCGCTCTGTTGACGACATTGTAACAGCCGCTATCCAGGAGGATGTGCAAGGGATTGCCATCAGTTCCTACCAAGGCGGTCATGTGGAGTATTTCAAATACGTAATTGATCTATTACGCGAGCGGGGAGCAGAGCATATCCGTGTTTTTGGCGGCGGTGGCGGCGTTATCGTTCCACGCGAGATTCGGGAATTGGAAGAGTACGGAGTCTGTAAAATTTATTCGCCAGATGACGGCAGACGATTGGGCTTGCAGGGCATGATCAACGACATGATCAGACATAGCGATTTCCCTACCGTCAAGCAGCTGGAGGAAGAAGTAGCAGGCTTGCGCGAGCAAAACCATCAGGCGATTGCCCGGCTGATTTCCGTTGCAGAGTATGCAGTGGACCAGCCCGAATGGACAGAACCGCTCCGTGAAAGTTTAGTGGAAGCCGATTCAACCATTCCGGTATTAGGGATTACAGGTACGGGTGGCGCAGGAAAAAGCTCATTGACCGATGAGCTTGTTCGTCGATTTATTCGCACTTATCCCGAGAAGACGGTTGCGATCTTGTCTGTCGATCCATCGAAGCAAAAATCAGGTGGGGCGTTACTTGGTGACCGCATCCGCATGAATGCCAATTCGACACCGCGCGTTTACATGCGCAGTCTCGCCACCCGCAAATCGGGCATGGAGTTGTCTGCTGCATTAAAAGACGCGATTCAAGTAACACGTTCTGCCCATTTTGATCTGATTATTGTGGAAACGAGCGGGATTGGTCAGGGGGATGCGCAGGTCACAGAAGTGTGCGACGTCTCCATGTACGTCATGACCAGTGAATTCGGGGCGCCATCCCAGCTGGAAAAGATTGATATGCTCGACTTCGCTGATGTGATCGCGATCAACAAATTTGAGCGCAAAGGCTCAGAAGACGCTCTTCGCGAGGTTCGCAAGCAATATCGACGCAATCACCAGCTTTTTGAGCTGCCGGACGAGAAGGTTCCTGTGTATGGTACGATTGCGAGCCAGTTTAACGATCCGGGAACGAATGTGTTGTTTGCTGCTCTGATGCATCGAATTGTAGAAAAAACTGGCGTTGACTGGTCTGTGGAGCATTTGGATACAACTCCCGTAAAGATTCATAAAACTTCGTTGATTCCGACAGAGAGAATCAATTATTTGCAAGACATTGCCAACACCGTCCGCCAATACCGTGCCTATGCAGAAGAGCAGTCGCTGATTGCACGCAAGCTGTTCCAGTTGCAGGGCGCGAAGGAGACGGTGCTTGCCTCGGGAGATTCTGCAGCTGCCGAGCTGGCAGCGGTACTTGATAAACAAATCGTTCTCTTCGAAGAAAAGCTGCATCCGGAGTGCCGACGTATTCTTGAAAATTGGCCAAAGCTCAAGGAAGCGTATCGGAAGGATCAATTTGTTACGAAAATTCGCGACAAGGAATTGGTTACCAAGCTTTTCAGCGTATCGTTGTCCGGTACACGCATTTCAAAAGTAGCCGTCCCAGATTACGAGGATTGGGGCGAAATTTTAAAGTGGTCGTTAAAAGAAAATGTCCCAGGTGAATTCCCGTATACCGCAGGAGTATTTCCGTTTAAACGGGAGGGAGAAGACCCCAAGCGACAATTTGCCGGAGAAGGTACTCCAGAGCGGACGAACAGACGCTTTCACTTCCTGTCTCAAAATGATGAAGCGAAGCGACTCAGTACGGCTTTTGATTCGGTTACGCTGTATGGTGAGGACCCAGACTACCGCCCGGACATTTACGGGAAAATCGGTACGAGTGGAGTTAGTATTTGCACCTTGGATGACATGAAAAAGCTGTACGCCGGCTTTGACCTTTGTGCACCTAGCACTTCTGTGTCCATGACGATCAACGGCCCTGCGCCGATGATTTTGGCCATGTTCATGAATACGGCGATTGAGCAGCAGATGGATGCTTTTGTCCAAAAAGAAGGGCGTCAGCCTACCGAGGACGAAGCCAAGCAAATCAGAGCGTACACGCTGTCGACTGTTCGTGGAACCGTTCAGGCGGATATTTTGAAAGAGGATCAGGGGCAAAACACGTGTATCTTCTCGACAGAATTTGCCTTGCGGATGATGGGGGATATCCAGCAGTATTTTATCGACCATAAAGTGCGGAACTATTATTCGGTGTCCATTTCCGGCTATCATATTGCGGAGGCAGGAGCGAATCCGATTACGCAGCTTGCATTTACGCTGTCTAACGGATTTACCTATGTCGAGTACTATTTAAGCCGCGGCATGAACATTGATGACTTTGCGCCGAACCTGTCCTTTTTCTTCTCCAATGGTCTCGATCCGGAATACACCGTAATTGGACGAGTGGCTCGCCGGATTTGGGCAACCGTGATGAAAAATCGTTATGGTGCAAATGACCGCAGTCAAAAGCTGAAGTACCACATCCAGACATCCGGCCGTTCCTTGCACGCGCAGGAGATGGATTTCAACGATATCAGAACGACCTTGCAGGCGTTGATTGCGATTTATGACAACTGTAATTCACTTCATACGAATGCGTTCGATGAAGCGATTACGACCCCGACAGAGAACTCTGTGCGACGGGCAATGGCGATTCAAATGATCATCAACAAGGAAATGGGACTCGCGAAAAATGAGAACCCGCTTCAAGGGGCATTCATCATCGATGAGCTGACAGATCTGGTAGAAGAGGCAGTTATGCAAGAGTTCGAGCGGATCAGTTCTCGCGGAGGCGTGCTGGGGGCGATGGAGACTCAATACCAGCGCGGCAAAATTCAAGACGAGTCCATGTATTACGAAATGAAAAAGCATACGGGCGAGCTGCCAATTATTGGGGTAAACACATTCATTAATCCAAATGCATCTGAGGACGATTACGAGATTGAATTGGCTCGCGCAACCGAAGAGGAAAAAGAACAGCAAATCATAAATCTCCGTGCATTCCAGGAGCGCCACAAGGATGTGTCTACGGCTGCGCTGCGGCGCCTGCAGGAAGTGGCCATGGCGGGAGAGAATATCTTTGCCGAGCTGATGGAGACGGTAAAAGTAGCATCGCTTGGTCAAATCAGTGCTGCTCTGTATGAAGTAGGCGGCCAATACCGCAGAAATATGTAA